The DNA segment AAGCATACTTTCATTCGACTAAACGAAACTTTAGTCTGTTCATTTATGCGTCTAAATGGGTTCTCAATAATATCGTATCATCGAAGAGAAATTATTATTCGTTACTACGAATGGATACGTAAGAGACGTATTTAGGTAACGCAAGGTTTTTGGCGTTCATAACAACCCCATCGATTCCAGCCTGTTACAATTTCCTCTGTGCTTTAGAAGCATCTTACAACATCCATCTCGAGGACTTCCTTGGCTTCTGAGCCGTTTGCCTCCCTGTCTCCTTCGCATAAACATCCCTCGTATCGAATTCTTCCGCGTTtgaagaaaggagatgcgaaggACACCCTTGGGACCACTCGAGAGACGGATAGACGAAAACCGTGTGCTGTCAGGTGGCGAAGATACCACCGAGCGTGCTGTTTTAACTGTCGCTCTGAATAATTCGAATAACCGTGTGACGGTTCGCAAATGTTTAATCCTTGTCTCAGGTGTCCACATCGATCACAGAGAATCTGGAGAAGATAGACGTGCAGCAGGTGATAAGCAAGCTACGGACTCTGGTTGATATACCTTGCCACTTGGTGCTGAACTCTGTGCTGAACGAACAAGAAATCAAGTAAGCGATAGTTTGTAATTCTTCTGAGTGTTTTAAAATTACgtgattttatttttattactatCGTAAACCAACCGACTAGTACTGATTTTAATCAGCCTTGGCTAATTTTTGTTCACGTAGAAATGATTATTTTCTCGTAGAAACCTCGATGATAGTATTTTGTATTTAGTATTTTGCTATTTATATTGTAAGAAGGTATTATGTTGTTAAAAATAGTAGTTACGTTGTTGAAAGATTAACAGCTACTCGCGTGATTTTTAATTACAATGTTCTTATGTATGAAAGAGTCAGTTTCAGTTTCGCGAAACGAAACGAGAAACGTCGAGACTTTATCGTCCAACTTTCGAACTGGGATACAATAGCAGTGGTAGGAAGCTGGTCGATAGTGCTCTGCCGATTAGCTCAATATTTATCTGGGTCCCCGTGTAAAGACGATCGACCAACAGAATCGAATACCTTTAACAGTCTTCCGGCGAGGCCGCGCGGCGATTTTCCGGCGCGCAGCGAAATCCAGAGCTTTTGATAAATCAAAATCTTTGCGCGCGTATCGAACGATTTATTTTCCTCGACACCGACGATGGTGCCGAGTCGGACAAATCCTCTGTCGTTTATATCCGCGCGCGTAAGCAGCTTACAAATGTCCGAGCGAAAAGAGAacgaaagaggagagagagagagagagagagagagagagagagagagagagagagagagagagagagagagatgcgagGGCCAGCAGGAAGAGCACTCGAGGTGTAAGGGTAATTAATTAAACCTGAATGTACCTACGGTTGCGTTTTAAAGCGGCTTCGGGATATCGTTCGTTTTTTAACCGCCAGAACGAACCAGTTGCCTTTTTATTCTCCCTTGGCGCGTCGACGAACCGGAACGAAATCGCTCTTCCGTTCTTGCGCCCTCGATGGAATCTAAATTTCTTGGCTTAGACTCTGGATAATGCTCGACTTCGTTCCAGAGGATCCTTCATTCTTAGCAAACTTTCAGTTAGAAATCGAGGCGGTTAATATTtgatatcctttttttttttgtcgatgTACCACGCATCGTTCTTTTAACCCATTCGCTACCAACTACGATGTCTCTTATAGTTTGCGATACACGTTTAGATTGATTGCAATTGAAATTGATAGAGGAATAAATTTCTAGTTTGAGCTAGAAATTATTAGACAAGATGGCCTGCAAGTGCcgttttattaatattattagatTTTATAAAATCCCATGTTTCCTGTAAGAGAAAATATTGACACCCACTGGCAGTGAATGGGTTAAATAGTGCAGCAGTTTTACCCACGTTAAGACAAGCTTCAAGATATGATACCACAGCGTTTAACTGAATTATCGAATTATATTCAATTGATACATCGAGTATACGTTTTACAGATTCAGCTTTGATGACAACATCGTCGATATCGTCAAAAATCACTGTAGCATACGCATACCGCCAGTTTCAAGCTACAGCTTGCGACGGACAGATTCACTGCCAGACGATTACGAGATAGAACCACTGACGAAAGAGGATAATTCCTTGGGTAATGTTCATTTTTCCAGATGGCAAAACGATCGAACGAAAACGGTATGATAGTACAGAAATATTAGAGATGTTCAAACAACTTTAACATTTGATGAGTGAAACTGCTATCCCTTTTTCTCGTTCTGTCGATCAATGCAGAATGTTAAGAAATAAATCGTTTCGTAAAAGCAGTAATCGATAAAAAAGTAAACCATTTTCCGTAGAACACAGAAATACATCTACAACAAGATCTACATCTTTAGTGAACGTTTCGTCCAAGGAAAGCGATAACCTTCCGCAAGCTGGTACGTACTACCTTCTCTTCGTCGAAGAAAAATTTCATTCGGTCGTTCGAGTCGATTAAAATTTGATTTCTCGAGAGGTTCccacaaaaaaaagaaactggACGACTACAGAGAATTGTTAAGCAGATCGCGAACTCTCCATTTACATCCGTCCTAGACGCGTTGAACGCGACCATTAACGATTTTCTTCTCGATTTTTAAGGATCTTCGGAGATGGTTCGCGTCAGCCACGTAGTGGACCCATTTTGCTTTTACGTTCAGCTGGTGCAGAATCAGCACAAACTGTTGGAGCTTAACAAGGAATTGGCCACGCTGATCAGTGCAAGCACAATACCGACAGAAATCGTTTTAAGTACGTGTATCGTTACTTTGCTTCGATAATCATTTCCTTTTCGAAATCGTAGACGCAAATGTAAATAATTTCGAGCACGAAGTCAAGAGAAGCTCTGCCTCGCGTAATAAAATAAATGCAGAAGCCAAAATTAGTCGACTCCACGAAAATGAATCGTTTGCTTCTCTTAGATACGTTGTACATAGTACAATCGAAAACCGGTACTTGGTATCGAGCACGAGTCACGGAAAGAAAATCGCACTCGAAGTGCGGTGAAACGTACAGCGTGACGTTCATCGATTACGGGATGAAAGAAGAGGACGTACCATTGCAAAGAATAAGAAACATCCTGCCGCAGCTCGCGATATTTCCGGCGTTGGCTCTTAGGTGCTCTCTATTCGATATAATTCCCAACAACGGGAAATGGCACCCTGATGCTATCGAGGCGTTTAAAAATCTTGTCTTCAAGTAAGCAGACTTACGCGACAACTAATAAACGATTTAACTGAAGAGACGCGTGGTGAGAAATCGTATATTGTATCGTTGCAGAAACACCATGGTCTCGATGTCCATCACGACGATAACCGGCGACATTTACTACGTGGACCTGTGCGTGGTGTCCTCGAAAGACTCAGGTTTAATATTCGTGAAAGACTCGTTAACGTACATGTCATACGCGACCTGCATCTCATCGAACAAGCTAATGGTAATTGGGACCCGCTTGCGAGCATTTTAACGATCAACTGGCCAATGAAGGATAGGGACGCGCCAATTCGTAGATACGCGATGTCACGCTCCAAGATTTACAGATATCGCCTCGTAAAAATGACACATTAGAGACATTGTTTCTCATTTGTTGCGCTATCATTCTGATCGTTCTCTCACTCGCTAACAATTCGCTAAAATCGCATATTGTCTCGCTTTTGTGAATAACTTGTCAGCCTTGCGCGGCACTCGCGCATGTATTTCAATGTTCCGCGACCTTTTGTCTTCCACGGCACGTTAACGTTTCATCGACAGTTCAAATGTAAAGTAAACACTCCTGTCTGTCGACTAAGGTCGGCTATAATCGACGTTGTGTAACGATCCGACATCATCGACCTAGGATTCGATCGAGAAAAATGTACGCGCGCTCGTCTTGTTCGCAGAGAGTAAATCCTGAGTCGGTGATGAAGTACTACAGGGAACAATTGGACATGGAGACTTACACGGATATCCGAGTCTTGTTCGTCGAATCGCCCAGTTCTATATTCGTTGAGAAGGTACGCTCATTCTTCTGAAGGTCCCTTGTATAAATTGTATCGCAATAATTCTCGACCGTACGTCTTCTACGACATTTATATAAATTCGAAGCTGTGAAAGTGTGTCCGATTAAAGTGCACGTTTGTGTTACAGAGACACGCGAATAGATCGTACTTCACCAAACTGATACAGAATATGAATGAGGATTACGAGAGAAATACATTTAACGAATATATCTCGACGCCTTGCAGAGGTGATGAACAACTTTCGAGTTCGGAGACGTTATTTCAGATGGCTGCTTCTAAATCTTCCAAACGATGAGTTGTCTGTGTTTAAAATTCGCAGATATGCCGTGCGCTGCTCGAGGTGCCGACGGATTATGGCACAGGGGTCTGATAAACGAAGTTACAGAGAACACCCTGCAAGTTTTCTACGTGGATCTCGGGTACACATTGATATTGGATTATAACGCTGTCAGGGTGCTTCATCGAAAGTACATGAGCTGTAAAACACAAGTAATTCATTCACTGCATACGCTAACGCTTGCTATAGTTATGGCTTCGATTTAAAAGTTGATTACCATCAGGCTATAAAGGTCGCGTTGAGAAACATAACGCCACAATCTGGTGACACGAATCAATGGGAACCGGAGACGACTGAATTTATAAAGGCTTTCTTACTGAGCACGAGGAACTTCAAGATTATCGCCTTCGACAAATTGGAGAATGTATACAGCATCGTCATGTACACGCACGATAAAATTAACGTCGGTAATCTGTTAATAAATAATGGCCTGGCGTTATGTTCCGGCACCAAGTAAGTGTTTCAAACATACGCGACACTCGTCAAACACTCTAATCACCTTTTTCCTGTTCCAcgatgcgatctcgcgcgtgTCATCGCACGCATATCCTTGTCGATCCCTTCGCGAGCAACTTCGATATTTCGCTCGTCGTTAAAAGCGTTAAACAACGATTACACATGTTCCATTTTATGACACAGTTTCCAGCAGCCCAGAGTACGTAACAGATCCAAGAACAGAAGGCATAAATCGAGATTGAACAAGCAATTGCCCAGCGAACCTTACGACGAACCCATGAACTTGAGCACGAAAGACAAGAAGGTGGATGATAACGACGACCCGTTCAAAGTGAGCGTTCTGATCCACCAGGTTTTCTCACCGGACTGCATCTACGTTTCCGACGCCACGTACGATCAGAGTGACGTGAATCGATTGCGGAAAGAGATGCAACAGTTTTACAACAAGTACCGTGCCGCGAAACAGGACGTTTGGTGCAAGAACGCCGTGTGCGCCGTCTATCAGGAGGAGAACAACACGTATCATCGTGCTCGAATCATCGACGTTAAGTCCAATGATAAGGTGGCCGTATTCCTGTACGACTTGGGTAACGAAGAGATCGTGTCAGTCGAGAATATACAATCGCTGCATCCGATGTTCTATAAAGTACCAGCGTACGTTTTTAAGATAAAGCTAAGCGGTATATTGCCATGCGGAGGGTCCAACACGTGGCCATCGTATTCCTGCCAGAAGTTGATGGAGATTATGGACAAAAACCAATGCAGCAAATATTACATATCCAAACTGGTGAGCGTCGTTGTCAATTGTATTCTGGATGCTTGCGCGAACCTAGACTTTTAGGTAGATGTTACTAAAACTAGTCGGTTGAAACCTCCTGTCAACAGTTAACGACCAACGATACCTTTTTTTGTCTAACGAATGTTTATTAACGCACTCGATCGCGAACACTTCGCGGTGTGTAATTTCTTGGGTACTTCGCAGGAAGATGAAGATGTAGAGAGCAGTGTGATACCAGTCGAATTGTGGGTCAGACAAACGATAACGGACGGGCCGCTGGAACCGACCAGATACGAAGTTAATTCTGTTAATAGAATGATGGTCGAGAATGGTGTTGCCTTGCCTATTAAAGAGTACGTAACGATTCCGTGTAATCACCGTAGCAACGATTGGAAATGTTTTCATTCCCGCAGATACGTGAAGAAGAGGGATAAGATCTTGGCGATCGAGTTGAAACGGCAGTTAATGAAGAAACTGAGGAGACTGACGAAATGCAAATCGAACGTAAAATGGTTTGCGATAGGCAACGAGCACAAAGTCGAGGGATCGATTATCGAGGAGACATTGGAATTATCAGAGAATTCCAGCCCGAATTCCGACTACGAGGATCACGATACGGTACAACGGTTTGATAATACCCCAACGCTACCGAAACTGACAGCTTGGTTA comes from the Xylocopa sonorina isolate GNS202 chromosome 1, iyXylSono1_principal, whole genome shotgun sequence genome and includes:
- the Qin gene encoding tudor domain-containing protein qin, with the translated sequence MLARNSKKSNQTNNFSLPPTKLRNVSCVQCKHQFFLREFVPLRGVIPLLLQCGHVICDKCATLFLDRPCPLCNIISQSEDDQTVSLPLHIYALGLMIVSHNRPIDIDDLDISFAKSVNSGIKQHSMKGFCYECENQATIQCPQCNVLFCHICYAKIHGRALQNHSKIMLAESDNENSFIVRNICSEMCNEPLGYYCEDCDIAACSHCMLDLHKKHNYQPLVKKNQELLVELYQMLDYVYENLQRVQQAQKKLKTSALNPVDLPETDSVQASITQHFAYLHGALQNLEKSIIDSLREYQSSRDKNIEEISAQLREHEEQLQSALIVSTSITENLEKIDVQQVISKLRTLVDIPCHLVLNSVLNEQEIKFSFDDNIVDIVKNHCSIRIPPVSSYSLRRTDSLPDDYEIEPLTKEDNSLEHRNTSTTRSTSLVNVSSKESDNLPQAGSSEMVRVSHVVDPFCFYVQLVQNQHKLLELNKELATLISASTIPTEIVLNTLYIVQSKTGTWYRARVTERKSHSKCGETYSVTFIDYGMKEEDVPLQRIRNILPQLAIFPALALRCSLFDIIPNNGKWHPDAIEAFKNLVFKNTMVSMSITTITGDIYYVDLCVVSSKDSGLIFVKDSLTYMSYATCISSNKLMRVNPESVMKYYREQLDMETYTDIRVLFVESPSSIFVEKRHANRSYFTKLIQNMNEDYERNTFNEYISTPCRDMPCAARGADGLWHRGLINEVTENTLQVFYVDLGYTLILDYNAVRVLHRKYMSCKTQAIKVALRNITPQSGDTNQWEPETTEFIKAFLLSTRNFKIIAFDKLENVYSIVMYTHDKINVGNLLINNGLALCSGTNFQQPRVRNRSKNRRHKSRLNKQLPSEPYDEPMNLSTKDKKVDDNDDPFKVSVLIHQVFSPDCIYVSDATYDQSDVNRLRKEMQQFYNKYRAAKQDVWCKNAVCAVYQEENNTYHRARIIDVKSNDKVAVFLYDLGNEEIVSVENIQSLHPMFYKVPAYVFKIKLSGILPCGGSNTWPSYSCQKLMEIMDKNQCSKYYISKLEDEDVESSVIPVELWVRQTITDGPLEPTRYEVNSVNRMMVENGVALPIKEYVKKRDKILAIELKRQLMKKLRRLTKCKSNVKWFAIGNEHKVEGSIIEETLELSENSSPNSDYEDHDTVQRFDNTPTLPKLTAWLPAKPVEEDTFIAIPTYLNHDGFVYLHSKTENSKILRYIEMKLENIYSNCPIEPCDTVWIAGDLCIAQYHVNNKWYRGKIVSVEEHDIVNVEFVDYGNVEECSIGTLKKKVVLEDIPIQCTKCLIHNLKSGTENGKWTTEDLDKIHALIIEHECKVTILERMNTHLVISLTMLPNKYCDKERDLLEFLIKNYKMNIEANISESYMSQSSTPTYPDYTDPLIESLRLNYSNDEITEDPIISGNSELLTHTDVVEKNESGTITDVENLSWAKVKERIIASTPCVASDEDIAMNYNTLDIPDDVDYIEVELIIGIRFTEFQAQLKENIHSPVLNEYYTQYEQLMTELQENACKQPMITTLAVNTPCCAKFAHDGIWYRCLITESKPIIDSDSVKIKLLYIDYGNDEYREIDSKTYELYTLKKEWTEVPAMAIRCKLWNIKVSPTADSDTLVSQLNELLNKRIIATIKDTDENFIYVELRENEKCENVIYKSLIDEGLFEIMQEEN